Proteins found in one Brevibacillus brevis genomic segment:
- the pyrE gene encoding orotate phosphoribosyltransferase yields the protein MTTMTTAKQIAANLLEIGAVHLRPEQPFTWTSGIKSPIYCDNRITMSYPHVRRAVARAFADLIKEQYPDAQVVAGTATAGIPHAAWVAELLDLPMIYVRDKAKGHGRQNQIEGALAAGQKVVVIEDLISTGGSSLKAAQAVQAEGGEVLGVVAIFSYQFPDAQALFEEAGIPCSTISNYTALLEVASEQGVITSEQEKVLGEWRKSPRTFFE from the coding sequence ATGACGACAATGACAACCGCTAAACAAATTGCAGCGAATCTTCTCGAAATCGGGGCAGTTCATCTGCGACCGGAGCAACCTTTTACATGGACGTCCGGGATCAAATCCCCGATCTACTGCGACAACCGGATCACGATGTCTTATCCGCATGTGCGCCGTGCCGTTGCAAGAGCTTTTGCTGATCTGATCAAGGAGCAGTACCCAGATGCGCAAGTCGTGGCGGGAACAGCAACTGCTGGTATTCCACATGCTGCATGGGTTGCAGAGCTGCTTGATCTGCCTATGATCTACGTACGGGACAAGGCAAAAGGCCACGGTCGCCAAAACCAGATTGAGGGTGCATTGGCGGCTGGTCAAAAGGTCGTCGTGATTGAAGACCTGATTTCCACAGGAGGTAGCTCCTTGAAAGCAGCGCAAGCGGTACAGGCTGAGGGCGGAGAGGTACTGGGAGTCGTAGCCATTTTCAGCTACCAATTCCCGGATGCCCAAGCCTTGTTTGAGGAAGCTGGCATTCCTTGCTCGACCATATCGAATTACACAGCACTTTTGGAAGTAGCTTCAGAGCAAGGGGTTATTACGAGCGAACAGGAAAAAGTATTGGGCGAATGGCGGAAGTCCCCGCGTACTTTTTTTGAATAA
- the pyrF gene encoding orotidine-5'-phosphate decarboxylase: MQQQLTDIRERMIVALDFSTLDEVKKCIEPLQGHIRYVKVGMELAYAEGPAIVSFLKDKGFNVFLDLKVHDIPNTAKGAMRSLARLGADMVNVHAAGGVAMMAAAREGLEQGTAAGAARPLLIGVTMLTSTGLQTMNQELAIPGAVEDVVVHYALMTKQAGLDGVVASPLEVPMIKKAAGDAFVTVTPGIRPLGADQGDQTRITTPEQAFRLGSDYLVIGRAITGAKDPVGVWQSIVAAVEKDRS, from the coding sequence GTGCAACAACAACTAACCGATATTCGCGAACGCATGATTGTTGCGCTCGACTTTTCCACACTGGATGAAGTCAAAAAGTGCATCGAGCCGCTTCAGGGGCATATCCGCTATGTAAAAGTGGGGATGGAGCTCGCTTACGCAGAAGGGCCAGCGATCGTTTCCTTTTTAAAGGATAAAGGATTCAACGTGTTCCTCGACTTGAAGGTTCATGATATTCCCAATACAGCTAAAGGCGCAATGAGAAGCCTGGCGCGTCTGGGAGCAGACATGGTAAACGTTCATGCGGCAGGCGGCGTAGCCATGATGGCGGCAGCGAGAGAAGGCTTGGAGCAAGGGACAGCGGCAGGTGCTGCTCGTCCCCTCCTGATCGGTGTTACAATGCTGACATCTACTGGTTTGCAAACGATGAATCAAGAATTGGCGATTCCAGGTGCGGTAGAGGATGTTGTCGTGCACTATGCGCTGATGACCAAGCAAGCTGGTTTGGATGGGGTCGTTGCTTCTCCGTTAGAAGTACCGATGATCAAAAAAGCTGCTGGAGACGCATTTGTAACCGTAACCCCAGGAATTCGTCCACTGGGAGCAGATCAAGGCGATCAGACACGTATCACGACACCAGAACAGGCATTCCGCTTGGGCAGTGATTACCTTGTGATCGGACGCGCCATTACGGGTGCAAAAGATCCGGTAGGGGTTTGGCAAAGTATCGTCGCAGCAGTGGAAAAAGATCGTTCGTAA